The Dermacentor andersoni chromosome 1, qqDerAnde1_hic_scaffold, whole genome shotgun sequence genomic interval CCCCCAATTGTAATACCCTCTTCCGCAGCACAATCAGGCGTgttcttgaataaataaataaataaataaatatataagtatataaataaataaataaataaataaataaataaataaatgtccttTACAGTATATTTCTCTTCGATCTTATACGTAAGAATTCCTTAGCAACTCTAAGTCACTGTTCAACTGTTTCGCTCAAACAGCGCAGCCTTCATCAGCTGCTATTCGAAATTCTATTCTTCGTGGGCAAAGTTGTGATTTCGTTTCCATACATTATTTCAATTGACGCAACAAAAACGTGAAAACTGCTTCAACTGGTATTGTTTTCTTTCTCGTGGCTAACATGTGAAAAATGGTTCCGGTGATTTCACAAATGATCGGTCAGACACAACAGCACGACCGAAGAAGCGGATGAGCGGCCATAGGTGCATACAATGAGGTCGCGACACTAGCAATTTCCCCGACGTTGTACAGTTTCCGCGATACGGAAAATATTGACTTGAGCACACATTTGCTGTGCTCGTACAACGTACTGTATCTTAAACTGTGCTATACGCTAGGCCAAAGGATGGGGGAATAATTTAGGTATAAAAATTGAAACGAACACACCGTGGAACGGTGCGCTGTGTTATACTCATTTCTGTGCATTTAGTGCTGGGGAAGTGAAGTCTTTCATTGTAACATATTGCGGTCTGTTTGAAAGGCAAAGCGTAATTCTATCGACAGATTCGTCAAAAAACCTGCACATTGTATATTTCTCTGTAACAATGTCATAACAAACGGTGTTACTTGATTTGTATCGATAAATATTACGACTGCGATTCGATAATAGTGGAGTTCTTGGTTCTCTGGGTGTGAACAAGATCAGCTTTAGCAGTTTGCCTGCTGGCGGGTAGTGCTGATGTTATGCCTAACTGCAAAGGCTTTTATAGATTTCTAGAATATTGCCTCGAAAATCTTATTGAATTCATCACCTTTGATGGAAGCCAGTGGGGCGGTGGCTTAGAGAGCAGAGGAACAATGGGCGCTGTCGTCAACGCCATCtcggaggatcgcgtgacaccaGCAGGCCGTGCGCAACAGCAGAGCCGCTGTCCCCACCGTTGACCACGCATAGGCGGAGCGGGCTGCAAAGTTAGGAAGGGACGCTTGGATCGGAACACCACTTGCGCCGTGCTTTCCTCTCGATAGCAGAACATGTTCAAGGCATGCCTAGCTTTTTCACCATCCTTATCTTACTGCCCTCAGAACATCATGTAAGTGCTTGAACCATGTCATTGCAGGCCACCTCTGAACCCTTGTGGTAGAAAACCATACGCAGCGCAAGGCCATTGCTCTCTGGGCTGGAACGGCTTCTTTTGACTAGTGGCCATTCTCAATCCGTAACGCGCTTCACCGGAGTAAACTTTTTCACTGCTTCGCAGCTGCCCAACGATAATCGCAAGGGTGAAGAATGCGGCAGCGGTTACGAAGGACGATTACCGATGCTTCAGTACACAGGTTGATAGTAGACCATGATAAGACAAAGTTTATTGATATTTTTGCGCTGGTAAACCTGACGCCCACGCTCTTCATTAACCAGCAATGTCCAGTGTTACTACAGTTCGCAACAATATTCAAGCGGCTTGTCTTTCTCTCGCGAGGAACGCAAAGCGCGAGTCTCGGCAGCGGCAATTAGGCAGCACCCTGCCTCAGAGATCAAACCCTCTTGCTCCGTTACGATCTGGGAGACTGCGGACAACCCTGACCGTGTGCTGCAGATACCAAGCCATGCACTATGAAGCGGATCAGCTCGCAATATTTTCCTTCGCGTTTTGCGCTACTTACTTGCTTAGAGTCTTCGAATACTGCTGAAATACTCTCGCATATTAAACCAAGGTTTAATGCGTTCTCGTTCGATTTACTGCAGGGAAATTAAGCATGTGAGAAAAATTCGCGTTGAAAACGACAAGAAAGCTGAAGGCTGCACTGGTGATCGAACGAAGAGGCCAGTGAGCTTCAGTGGCAAACATCCtctgttttctctctttttttttttttttggagctgCGTTTCCGCTTCTAGGCACACACTCAAGCTGAATTAAATTGACGGAACAAATTGTGCTGACGAGCATTAGATGACTCAGTGTTGGCCAATCACTGCgcacacaaggacgaagcagatAAGCTGCTGGCGGAGCATTTCGTTGCGGCTCAGTCACGTGATGCTTGTCAGaggaatttgttgcgttgtgtgaAGCCAGCTTGACTCGCTGGCGAAGAGAGGAAGCCTAGTAAATAATGATGCCACCGTGTAGGTGGTCGCGGACAGACTCATCTTGTGGTCCGTACGTGCACCAGTGATGAATGCCGGGAGTGTAGCTACCCTGTTGGACAAGCTGGATAGCTTGAACACGGTTGTTTGCCGAGTCGGTTGACAGAGCGGCATACTATGGAATACAGTGCGAAAACATGACTGAAATAAGGTGGACAGACGACACAGGCCATGAAGAGTTTATTTCCGTGCATTGTGGCCAAATCCTTCAGCGCGTATTATTCCGAGAACCGGAAATGGAAACAAGTATTGGTCCGTTTTGTCAAAGCACGCTATAATACGAGGCACAAAAAGCACTACTTTCCGATAATATTCCGTATAGGTTGTGGAGGTTGATGATGTCTAGAAGAAGGGTCAAAGTGTTAGGAAGTGGGTGTTATGAGATCAAGTCGGAGTGGCAGTCAGCCTTACAGGAAGGCTACAGGAATGCGCGACTCGACGGAAAATAAGTGCGGGCGAATGGGAGGGGGCATCACGCCTATCACGTCGACTTCGCTCTCGCTTTCGGAAGACTGTGTTATCAGCGCGTTCCTTGGCCGCGCAAGCTGTCCCCTGCGTCCTAACTtcacctcggtaatcgctatgaagaaattaaaaaaagaaaacagaatgaaCTAGAAAGACATTGGTGGTTGTGAGTTTCGAGCGTACGAACCCACGTTCAGAAGCCGCGCGTGTTACCCACTGGGCGGTTCGTAGGCCTTTGCACTCTGCCTCATGAGATCCTGATTGCCAAGCCAGGCGTGAGGAATGCAATGACATCAACATCACCGTGACTTACTcgagagcgtccccattagattccatGGCAGGCGGGCAAGATAGCATTACGTCACGGATCAAAGTGCACCAGCCTTGTGCTAGGCCAGGCGTCTTAATGCGCACGCCTTAAAGCCCATGAAGtgctcataactcgaaggaccgctcagcggcgttcagttgTACTTTAAAGTTTCGCATTCACATCTCCTAAATGCTTAGGTGCCCTAagattttttacagcgaagttgttaagggctagttcctcGACGATCTTATCCGTGTGTTAAGAGAAAACTATCGTCATCAGGATTGGTTCCAGCGTCaccgtcgtcttccacagctggctagtTTGCGCCCGTGGGCGCTACCGCATGCACGCGCTCGTGCAACTCCTTCTGCGTTCGTAGTCGCCAATAATTATTTCATAAATAATTAAAAACAAGACGACGTAACCAATTTTTCAGCGAATTATATTGAAGCTCCTTAAGGCTAGTTCCACCAGCATCGTGTCCATGTGTAGGTAGAAAACTCCCATTACGcggtccgatcccgaagatagtgcaatgccggaccgacccgtggCGCAGGTGTAGTTCGTCATTAAGCGGCCCACATACACAACCTCGCTGGTCATCcctcttcatagagtggaagcaCAGTGagcctttgttgttgttgttgatggttTCAACACAAATGCAGTCGAACCTGTTCCTAATACTCAGCGACCATTGAGGTATGACGACAGTTGAGAATAGCGCGCTTTAATTATACTTGCTTTAGAAGGACATCACATATGGCAGAATATTTCATTTAGTGCTATATTTTTCTTATTCTTATGCGGCGAGGATGTCATATTATGTAGTTCACTTAACTTATGCGTTCAGCTAACTCGCACGTAGTTCAAATACGATTTTATCATGTTGAAATTCCAAGTTTTCTACGAAGTTGCCAATAGCGAAGTTATTGCTTATAATGGATTGCGTGCAGAATACCCACAGAGTACATATGCTAGTAATTACTGCTTACAAAACCGTCGGAGCGAAAATCCCGCAAGATATTGGCGGCACGTTGGCCGTCAGAGGTTACAACGCTTAGGGATGCGTGCAGGTCATCATTTAAGGCTTGGCTCCTTTACTGCACGCTTAAGTTATTTGAGTGCCCTGACGAGCACGTCACAGAATGAGAACGAAAAGTTCTGCTAGTAAATTTAGTCAGACTGTGCAACCACAGCAGAGTACATCCGTTTTCAGAGAATTCCCCTGGTATTCGACTAAATTATGTTGCTGTCCGTTacggagtcttttttttttaattcaattcGGGATTTAACGAGCCAAATCTACGATAttattatgagtcacgccgtagcgAGCGTCCTTCGGAGCATATTTCAACTCGGTGGGGTTCTTCATCGCGCACCCAAGTGACGGCATGCGCGGCCGTTATTGCATTGCGCCCTACTTCGTAAAGCGTCCGCCTCGGCGaggatcgaaccggcgacctcggaCTCAGCGGTGCAACCCCTTGGGCTCTGGACAACCACTGCGggtaattattttttatttcatacaTAGTGCAAGCCTCCATACGGAGGCGGTTACTGGACATGCGGCAATACACTGCATCGAAATATGAAGGACAAGGTTATACGCTTGTTAATATTATACGCGTAGTTAAACTGTACACTAAGAGGTTGTGACCTTCCTGTACCAGCCCTTAAAATGAACAACAATAACGAAGCAGGAAATGAACAACAAAAGGTACATCGAAACCAATTCACACTCAGTACTCGCTGACAACTATTCTGTGGCACGAAGCGAAGGCTACGGGTCTTCAGTTTTCTACACGTGTAATTGTATGCAGCCGAGTCTCAGTGATTGAGTGTGGCACAGGCTTCGGCTTTGATTTTTTCCGACGTTGCATGACTCCTTCATTTCTGTGCCGGCAGATACCATTATCTCAGGGTAAATTTCCGAAGCTAATCGATATTTATACAGTCAATTTGTATCGACTTTTGAACAGGAAGCAACGCAGTCTGTACCTAGGCCCCGAATTGGCCGTATGATGTCGAACGCGCAACCGACGCCGGCATCGACGATTGTGATTCCCAGACGGGTTGACCTGGTTTCCGCGTGGACGGTGTCAAAACGTGTTTTGTTCGCCGCAACAGTATTTTGTTGTTCATGTTGGCCATCAGTCTCTCCAGCTGAGCAACGAGGgcggaatgaatgaattctgcaAGATTTCCGTGGAAAAAcctcgatttgattatgaggcacaccttaGTGGAAGACACTCtacattaattttgactacctgggaaTCAATTAGCAGGCGGGACAGAAGCGATGAACACACACCAGAAAATGCCGCCACCATTGTGCCTTTGCCATTTTGACTTTGAGCAACGCCCAAATGAGCTCTTTTCTCGAGTATGTGAGAACTCAACTGGGAAAACTAATTAATACAGTGAAGTATCAGTCGCTTAATGATTACTTTTACGCATTGTTCCAATTGATGTGCTTTGAAAAAACAAGACTgtgttttttgaaaaaaagaaaacgtcaacAGAACTGCGGGACTTCTTCCAGCAGCGGTGCACAAGTCGCGAGTTGGTTCCGTAGCCTTTGATTTCGCGCCAAAAATAGTTTTCCACGAAGATAAAGCTACTAGTattattcattttttcttcttatcGTACAGACCAGCGTTCACTTAATGGAAGAAACATATGTAAAGAAGGCGTATAATATTGACTGAATGAACAGGCCCTTGTTCGATTTAAGGTTTCTTTGTCGAACAGTGAGAATGACTTATGCAGACTCGCtctaacctgccgtggttgcttagtggctatggtgttgcgctgcaaagcacgaggtcgtgggagcgaatcccggcaacggcggccgcatttcggtagggcgaaatgcgaaagcacccgtgcagTTAGgcttacgtgcacgttaaaagaccaccaggaggtcaaaattattcccgagtccccAACCACAGCGTGCTTcctaatcaaatcgtgatttcgccacgtaaaattccataaaagaaaacatatgcaGATAGTTTCTACCGAAAAGCACCAAattctagaaataaaaaaaatgagcgctCTGAATGCCATTCAATTTTTCCTGATGAGTAGAGGCCTTTTAATACGAATAGTTTAAGGAAAATAGGCGAACACGGTTCCTCTTGTGGTAATCTCTGGTGGTTCCTCGACGCTCCAAGTCGGTTTACAGCGATGCGGAGCCCTCTCGGGATTGGAGCCGTAAAAATACTGCCCCAGCCGAACGTGCTAGCTTCTGCCAGAGCCATCAGAGTAGTCGCGTGATCCAGCTTCCCTAGGATCTCGGTGGCGCTGTCGTGTGGAAGGCATACAGCACCGCCTTCTAACGCTCTCTGTTGGAGCGCGGCGCTCTGAATAGACCGCGCGAATGTGTTCAGAACACCTGGTTTCGACCAGCCGAACGCAAACTGCATCCTGAAAGCGCCCCAAAGAGGCCACTCTCCCGTAAATTCAATATAGAAATATCACGTGACACACTGTACTATGGCCGCCTATCAAATCACCTTGACGGCAGCACAGCTATTAACACTGATGGCGAATGAAGAAACACAACTTGCCATCACTCGGCAGGGGCAGGGACTTTCATGCCGGAGCCAGAAGCCCGGCAGGGTGCTGGAGTTGCCACCTGCTGCTCCTGCTGATTCCAGAGGGCAGCCCGACATGGCGTCATGGTGGCACTTACGCTGGCAGACGTGGCGAGGAGACCTGCTGCTGTCCTTGTGGCGCCCGGGCAGCCGGAGCGAAAACTGGTCGGTCGATGCACGCTGCGTAGCCCCGCCAGCATAAAGTCGGCCTCTATATTTGGTCAGTTTGCGCAACTACATAATGAAACAGCCATTTAAATAACATTATGTTGTCGCTCATCGAAATGATTCAGTTAGCTACCAGGGACGCTATAatgtaaaagtattccaaacatTGCTATTCCAATACtgaaatcagccctccacgattggtcaaaaacttttttggaccgatagctccccatctgaaatagcgtgtacgcactgattatgcatcgtttgaccgaacaaaagaaaaattgtaatTTCCCATTCGACGGCTTTTCGGCATTAGCACTCggcaattggtcaaaagttttcgggctgcaccctctTCCCCTGCTTGtaacgcggcgtcacaaaaccgcaagaactcaccgcgtcaaagtgacgtgtacgctttaAAGATGCTATAATATGTCGAACAAGTctgaaatttcttctgaatagccgcagtcTGCCCCGTCCCCAAAGCAATAAAAGACGGCTGCGGCCGAGTCTTCAGGCACTGGCTAtgcgcacctgccagagagcatgggttaaTTCGCGTATAATAAACTGCTTGCGCGGCCGTGTAACCTTTTTGAcgactttcggcacgtttacgatccCGCTTttctaactcttctttgctgaggattcgttttagcggcattcttaaccttccgttgcacgacatcgcgattttcggccagccacctcaagctaagtagagaaagcggaccaatcgcagacgccgacaccaccctaTTCATCTGGTTATTTCTTTCAGTgcggtggctcggccccatcgaaacactctccacttgagcgtgctcctcgcctcctgccAGCCAATTACAAGTGAAACACTTcaacgtaggcaatgttattcatttcgaaagcaaagaaaagtaggagtgtttgattgggctgttcaggcagcgCTGCGGGACACCgcgtgatgcttgcgtcggctgttgcgcaaacttgacgtcagaagattggaataaaaagacaTTGcattagttttacgttatagggcgccaggtcatctcttttttttttttggcgtggtTTGGGCGGGAGTTAGCTGTCAGAACTGTAATTCAATGATGAGTCGCACTACTTTGGCAATAATTTTACCGCCGCGGATTATTTACCGTGCTCCGAATCCATCTTGCACGAGCGCTTTTGATGTCGGCCCCGAAAGGaatttgccccctcccccccgtaTAGGATCTAACACATGACCTCGACCTCTAGAGAgcggggagtatggtagcgcgattcaaagacgggacaagagaagacacaaagggacacacacagcgctgtgtgtgtccctttgtgtcttctcttgtcccgtctttgaatcgcgctaccatactccccttgaagatgcattaccaacaagcccacattgcaaccctcgtgaactctAGAGAGCGACAGGATGGCTACTGCAGGGCTCCCATGACTGCTTATTACCTCATCAAATTTTAAATTCTAGTGATATTCAGTCTTTATTAAAAACGTAGAGCGAAAATATCCGCAAAGATATGGATACAAGGGTGCACACAGAGGCACTTCTTCGATTATACGTTTCTTGTTGTTTACTATTTGTAAAACTTATATCTGTAAAACGTATTTACAATTACGTATGCTAAGACTCCAACGTTAGgattaaaatgaataaaaaaagatacAGGGGAGACCGTTCCATTTTTACTGATGAATATAGTGAGGAGGTTTTCAATCCAGACTGATAAAGGACAGAAAGGCAGCATGGCCCATCTTATACTCAGTATGAAGATATCCCGAGACGTAGCGTGCTATCTGCGTGTATGAAATACTATTGATGGCAGGGCAGCTACATGAACTCACGGCGAATGAATAAACATCACTTGCCAGGGCTCTGCAGGAGCGCAGCCTTTGGTGCCGGAACCAGAAGCACGGTAGGATGCTGCAGTTgccaggtgctgctgctgtcccCACAGCGCAGCCCGACATTGCGTCATGGCGGCACTTGCGCTGGAAGACGTGGCGAGGAGACCTCCTGCAGTCCTTGTGGCGCCCAGGCAGCCGGAGGGATAATTGGTCGGTCGAAGCCCGCTGCCTAGCCCCGCCAGCACGACGTCGGATGGAGAGTGAAACCGGACGGCGGACCCCATCAATGCGCCGTTGACGTCTTGCGTGAGGGTTCCTTGGCATCCGGGAACGCGTGAAGAACTTCAGAGTGGCTGAAGGGTCCGTCGTCTCCGAGGTGCTCGCTCGGTTGGCTGGCTGCTCTCGTGCAGCGTCTCGTGCGCCGTCGAACGCAGAAGGgcgcttcgtcttcgtcttttacTCGCACGTGATACTCGCAGACAGGCGACGGGCATCGCTATGAATATGCTTATGAATACGAAAATGGAATGTGTTTATTGTCACGAACATCCGCAGAGAGGTACGATACTTCTATACACATTTAACTTGTAGAAAAGTGGCACTTTCGCGGACTCAGTCGATATATGGCGGCCGGCTTTTCGGAACGATGTTCATATTTTTACGTttgcgcgccgcagcagaaagAACAGTATTTTAGAAGTGCGGTGCGTTAATCGACAGTCATGGTGGCGTTTTTTGTTCTTGAATTGACAAGCTTTTCTGCTTAGGTTTAattcgtaagcaagcaaaaaaaaaaggacgctgtACAAAAAAGCTAATCAAGAAGACAGCCAGAAATTAAGGAGACTAGATACAGGGAAGGTAATACGTGGCAGAATTCAATCATTGCCTCCGCCTCTGATGCCGATGTAATACGACCGTGCGCAAGAGATCTTGGTAATCAGACAATGATGTCCCTGCCATTCCAGCAAGGCAATGCTACTTACAGTGTAGGTTGACATCATTTTAACATATGTACTAGTGCATCTCAAGTGCACCGCTTTCATGCTTTATTTGCTTCGAATTATAATAAACATGTGAGGCAGAAAAACAATGAATGAAAAATACGGCacaacctatttatttatttatttatttatttatttatttatttatttatttatttatttatttatttatttattttgatattACCCGTTTAAGGCTAGAGACAACGGCAGAGCGGGGCCAGCGCGAGCACCAACAGCAGCAACCGTCttcttcctcgtcgtcttctgCTGGCGCCCGTATTTCTCACTACAGTCACTCCCCGCCGAAAAAGGAGCGGTCCAGGCGACCAATGGAACAGCAAGCACTGGTGGGTCGTAGTGCGGCGTCAGTCGGTCGTAGTGCGGCGTCAGTTTCGCGTCCGCGATGCTGCTCGTCCGCACGTGGCTCAATAGACTCATTGACGTAGTTGACCGCGGACGTCTGTTGTGGAACCCGGTAAGGGCCGTCATATTTTGAGCTGAACTGTGTAGAAAGGCCAGGAGTAGAGGAAGGAACGCGGAGCCATACCAGCGTTCCAGGTGAATA includes:
- the LOC129381288 gene encoding uncharacterized protein, producing MSGCPLESAGAAGGNSSTLPGFWLRHESPCPCRVMPAPPMRGQRWGQRLCCCARPAGVTRSSEMALTTAPIVPLLSKPPPHWLPSKDLWPHSHSAKLQKLLNA